DNA from Strigops habroptila isolate Jane chromosome 2, bStrHab1.2.pri, whole genome shotgun sequence:
ACATGTGTAATCATTAAGTTCATGTCACGCccttcagcattttctaaatGACCATCACTCACAGAGCTCATAGCACCTGTTTCTAATGTAGTAACATTAGCAATCTGAATTTCAGAGTCTGGTTCTGTGGTTATACCACTATTACCTATTCCTGAATTTACCTTACTTCTCGAAAAACTGGAAGCTGAGAATTCCATATCGTTGGttctatttttacattctgGAAGTCTTCGTTCATTAAAACTGGACACATTCTTCTCTTGTCCTTGATTTGTTTCAAGGTCTTCTTCATCATCAATAATAATAGTTTCACTTACACTCCCCTTCTGAGAATTTAAATCTTTTGGAGGAGAAAGCACTTTGCAATCATTCCCTTGAAGTTCTTCATTTTTTGATGATGTAAAAGCAGCGTTCCTTTGATCTGCTATCAGTGATGTGGAGTTTTGCGGAGGTTGTATAGGTTCAATAAAAACTACATCATCATCGTCTTCTACAGGTGAGTTTTGAAATTTATTAGGCCTAGAAACTAAAGAACTTGGAGGGCCTCCAAATGTATTTCCTACATTTGCAAGACCTGCTGCCATGGTGGTATTCCCTAGCAGACCAGGAGTATGTTCAGACAGTTCTAATCCTCCCAGAGGACTCGTGTCCATTCCAGATctgctgtttaaagaaaaaaataaagcaagaaaaaaaacacaccgAACTTCAGAGTAAGATAAAACTTTCCAATAACAGTTCTTAAACACACCTACAGAATTAATAGTTcctttcactttgttttcttactagatgtactagatgatctttaaggtcccttccaacccaaaccattctattattcttcCTGAGAtcacataaagaaaatacagtttctctATGCTCTTCTTTCAACGTCTTAACATTCATTTACTTTCTAATCCTACACTAGCAAAAAAATACTGCCATCACCAACATTTCCCACACATTAGCTACACATCATTAGTTTAGCAATACATATATAGGAAATagaatttttcatatttattacaTGATCCCAATTTCTCAGTCTCTTTCCCACCCATATATGCACACAATGATGCTGTAACACTGCTTTTACTATACTGCACAGCAAGACCAAAAGTTAGACATGCAGCAAGAAAATTTGAATTCCTATTAAATTTCATTCCTATTAGAAATATGTAGAATTAGACTGAAGCATACATCCAAGTGCctaacaacaaagaaaaaaaaacaaaaaaccaatgTTGTTCTGCATAACAACTTTGAGATCTTACTGATTTTCCTCCAACCCCACACTGCCAAAGCTCCTTAGGTGGCCCCAATACAACTAGAGCACAGAAGTAAGCAAGAGAGATATGGAACTGCTACACGTGATGAGAACAGATACATTATTGAGCAGCGGAAGGTGCGCGGCAACCTCCACTACCAGAGGCAGCTCATTTGACAGCTTGACTTAGTATCTCCTGTTCCACTGCAGCTTTCAACaacttcatc
Protein-coding regions in this window:
- the ZMYM2 gene encoding zinc finger MYM-type protein 2 isoform X8, with protein sequence MDTSPLGGLELSEHTPGLLGNTTMAAGLANVGNTFGGPPSSLVSRPNKFQNSPVEDDDDVVFIEPIQPPQNSTSLIADQRNAAFTSSKNEELQGNDCKVLSPPKDLNSQKGSVSETIIIDDEEDLETNQGQEKNVSSFNERRLPECKNRTNDMEFSASSFSRSKTKTGVGPFNPGRMNVAGDVFQNGESVTHHNPEI
- the ZMYM2 gene encoding zinc finger MYM-type protein 2 isoform X7, producing MDTSPLGGLELSEHTPGLLGNTTMAAGLANVGNTFGGPPSSLVSRPNKFQNSPVEDDDDVVFIEPIQPPQNSTSLIADQRNAAFTSSKNEELQGNDCKVLSPPKDLNSQKGSVSETIIIDDEEDLETNQGQEKNVSSFNERRLPECKNRTNDMEFSASSFSRSKTKTGVGPFNPGRMNVAGDVFQNGESVTHHNPDSQCAVFNKWSVCLSQ